From the genome of Leptospira saintgironsiae, one region includes:
- a CDS encoding SDR family oxidoreductase: MRMKHILITGANRGIGLELANLYSEKGYTVYAACRKSSEPLRRLGVKIFEGLDLTQSQSFETLSGFLTGVKLDILINNAGILIPDNLESVDFTELETQILVNAIGPIRLSRLLLPKLGPNSKLIFITSRMGSIADNTSGAYYGYRMSKAALNAGAVSLARDLAPKKISVGIFHPGMVATEMTGRQGIPPREAAEGLAHLVEKLGPERSGRFFHQNGEELPW, encoded by the coding sequence ATCCGAATGAAACATATTTTAATAACAGGAGCCAATCGAGGAATCGGTCTAGAGCTCGCAAATTTATATTCCGAAAAAGGTTACACAGTTTATGCAGCTTGTAGAAAAAGTTCAGAACCTTTGCGCAGGCTGGGTGTAAAAATTTTTGAAGGCCTGGACCTGACACAAAGCCAAAGTTTCGAAACTCTTTCCGGTTTTTTGACCGGAGTCAAGCTAGACATACTCATCAATAACGCGGGGATCTTGATCCCAGATAATTTAGAAAGTGTGGACTTTACAGAACTCGAAACCCAGATCCTGGTAAATGCAATTGGCCCGATTCGACTGAGTCGTCTACTTCTTCCTAAACTTGGCCCAAACTCAAAATTGATATTTATCACTAGCAGAATGGGATCTATCGCAGACAATACTTCCGGAGCCTATTACGGATATAGAATGTCCAAAGCCGCCTTAAATGCTGGTGCAGTTAGTCTTGCTCGAGACCTTGCACCTAAGAAGATCTCTGTAGGTATTTTCCACCCTGGAATGGTAGCCACCGAAATGACAGGAAGACAAGGAATTCCACCTAGAGAAGCAGCCGAGGGACTAGCCCATTTAGTGGAAAAACTCGGTCCGGAAAGGTCCGGAAGATTCTTTCATCAAAACGGGGAAGAGTTACCATGGTAA
- a CDS encoding TIGR00266 family protein — MQFQISHKPSFSLLKLRLGPGQSIKSEAGAMVYMSSKMGVETKMGSGFLSALSRKIFGGESFFFNTYTAPDVGGEIGLAPDLPGDIIDLDLNGKSIFVQSGSYLASDPGIQVVSKFGGLRSLFGGEGLFLLEISGTGKVFLSSYGAIVPIKVEGNYTVDTGHIVAFENSLQFKVGKAGGNWKSTLLGGEGLVANFSGNGTLWIQSRVPSGFISWLTKLLPV; from the coding sequence ATGCAATTCCAGATCTCTCATAAACCTTCCTTCTCCTTATTGAAACTTAGATTAGGCCCTGGTCAATCGATTAAATCGGAAGCCGGAGCCATGGTGTACATGAGTTCCAAAATGGGTGTAGAAACTAAAATGGGAAGTGGCTTTCTTTCTGCCCTTTCCAGAAAAATTTTTGGAGGAGAATCATTCTTCTTCAATACTTACACTGCTCCTGATGTAGGTGGAGAGATTGGACTCGCTCCAGATCTTCCCGGAGATATCATTGATCTGGATTTGAATGGAAAAAGTATTTTTGTACAATCTGGATCTTATCTTGCTTCCGATCCTGGTATCCAAGTAGTTTCTAAATTTGGTGGTCTTCGTTCTTTATTCGGTGGAGAAGGTCTGTTCTTATTAGAAATTTCTGGAACAGGAAAAGTATTCTTAAGTTCTTATGGAGCTATCGTTCCAATTAAAGTAGAAGGAAATTATACTGTAGACACAGGTCATATAGTCGCCTTCGAAAATTCTCTACAATTCAAAGTAGGGAAGGCTGGAGGAAATTGGAAATCCACTCTACTCGGTGGCGAAGGTTTAGTCGCAAATTTTTCAGGAAACGGAACTCTTTGGATTCAATCCAGAGTGCCATCCGGATTTATCAGCTGGCTTACCAAACTTCTTCCAGTTTAA
- a CDS encoding TIGR00266 family protein, whose protein sequence is MNIQVLYKPSYSVAKVNLSSGESIKAEAGALMSMSSHIQMQTSKAQQGGLLKSLKAAFLGGESFWMNTFSASQPGEVLLAPTLPGDIEKLELNGTIFIQSSSFLASKPEIDIDTKFQGLKGFFSGESLFFLKLSGNGPVLISSYGGIEVLDVEGEFIVDTGHIVAFEEGLQYEITKFGGWKSFFLGGEGFVAKFKGRGRLWLQSRNVPTLGAWFRSELPPRKE, encoded by the coding sequence ATGAATATCCAAGTTTTATACAAACCATCTTATTCCGTAGCAAAAGTAAACTTAAGTTCCGGAGAATCTATTAAGGCGGAAGCGGGGGCTCTTATGAGTATGAGCTCTCATATCCAAATGCAAACAAGTAAGGCACAACAAGGAGGCTTACTCAAATCCTTGAAGGCTGCTTTTTTAGGGGGAGAATCTTTTTGGATGAACACATTCTCCGCATCACAACCAGGAGAAGTTTTACTTGCTCCAACACTTCCCGGTGATATAGAAAAACTGGAATTGAATGGAACAATTTTTATCCAATCCAGTTCTTTCCTCGCTTCAAAACCTGAGATCGATATAGATACAAAGTTCCAAGGATTAAAAGGTTTTTTCAGTGGAGAGTCTTTGTTCTTCTTAAAACTTTCCGGAAATGGCCCAGTGCTTATCTCCAGTTACGGTGGGATCGAAGTCCTAGATGTAGAAGGCGAATTTATAGTAGATACGGGCCATATAGTTGCATTCGAAGAAGGACTACAATATGAGATTACGAAGTTCGGAGGTTGGAAATCCTTCTTTCTTGGTGGCGAAGGTTTCGTCGCCAAATTTAAAGGAAGAGGAAGACTCTGGCTCCAATCCAGAAATGTGCCTACACTCGGCGCTTGGTTCAGATCCGAATTACCACCTAGAAAGGAATAA
- a CDS encoding TIGR00266 family protein, whose translation MKFEILAKPDFPILKLNLISGESIRAESGAMVAMSPQVKMETKAQGGIFASAKRALFSGESFFQNTFTVESGNGELFLTSATQGDLEHRALKNEELILSRGAYVAGGTELAIDSKWGGFKGFFAGEGLFFLKVSGTGDLFFSSFGAIHTVDVDGMYIVDTGHIVGFEPSLDYHIDKVGGLKSLFLSGEGLVAKFSGKGRLYLQTRNQNSFASWANSWRRVQRSTSGGD comes from the coding sequence ATGAAATTTGAAATATTAGCAAAACCTGATTTTCCCATCTTAAAATTGAATCTGATATCCGGAGAATCCATTCGTGCAGAATCCGGTGCAATGGTTGCCATGTCTCCTCAGGTCAAAATGGAGACCAAGGCGCAAGGTGGGATCTTTGCCTCTGCAAAAAGAGCTTTGTTTAGCGGTGAGTCCTTCTTTCAAAATACATTCACGGTGGAAAGTGGAAATGGTGAGTTATTTTTAACATCCGCCACCCAAGGAGATTTGGAACATAGAGCTCTCAAAAACGAAGAATTGATCTTAAGTAGAGGAGCCTATGTTGCTGGTGGAACAGAGCTTGCGATAGATAGCAAATGGGGAGGTTTCAAAGGATTTTTTGCGGGAGAAGGTTTATTCTTTCTAAAAGTTTCAGGAACAGGGGACCTTTTCTTTTCGAGTTTTGGAGCAATCCATACAGTAGATGTAGACGGAATGTACATCGTAGACACAGGTCATATTGTGGGCTTTGAACCTAGTTTGGATTATCATATAGATAAAGTAGGTGGACTAAAATCACTTTTCTTATCTGGTGAAGGACTTGTTGCAAAGTTTTCAGGTAAAGGTAGGCTATACCTTCAAACTAGAAACCAAAACTCTTTTGCTTCCTGGGCAAATTCTTGGAGAAGAGTGCAACGTTCCACGAGCGGAGGGGATTAA
- a CDS encoding radical SAM protein, which translates to MSTSTLRPESSIALLEEMEKKYKQIPFEAILKQDILRQGIHFLPESFQIEGDYKTKDYFIFSFDHIPLADMKEGTDSKAPEEIKITGGYFNLLPTIVSTRNNPESPYKVKRIPPGEKDEGRPGLYLNETFLGKLEYPPKPAWYRHKTKSGKIPGEIAPVIEWGYLIYLTVFRNCQYFGKDEECAYCDINHNYRQQKNAGRPYTGVKDIEDILEVLSWIDAEDEIAKVYTITGGSVITSLKKKNEIDFYLEYAQAIEQKFPGRWMGKIVSQAWENDDCKKFKDAGIQVYHPNYEVWEPELFRKICPGKEAYIGRDTWIRRIVDSAEIFGPSYVIPNFVGGVELSQPWGFSTVAEAIKSTGEGLDFFMSKGIMPRFTAWCPEPYTTLGTQAGPPLEYFCELLTVWKSTFEKYNLPVPPGYGEPGPGKAVFSVSAFMDVIGYPGRA; encoded by the coding sequence ATGAGCACGAGTACCCTTCGCCCCGAATCTTCCATAGCCTTGTTGGAGGAAATGGAAAAAAAATATAAACAGATCCCATTCGAAGCAATTCTGAAACAGGATATTCTGAGGCAAGGGATCCATTTTCTTCCTGAATCTTTTCAGATAGAGGGAGACTATAAGACCAAGGATTATTTCATCTTCTCCTTCGACCATATTCCACTTGCGGATATGAAAGAAGGAACTGACTCCAAGGCGCCGGAAGAGATCAAGATCACTGGCGGTTATTTCAATTTATTGCCTACTATTGTTTCCACTCGTAATAATCCGGAATCACCGTACAAAGTAAAACGTATCCCTCCTGGAGAAAAAGACGAAGGAAGACCTGGTCTTTATCTTAATGAAACATTTCTAGGAAAATTAGAATATCCACCTAAGCCTGCTTGGTACAGACACAAAACCAAATCTGGAAAAATTCCTGGAGAGATCGCACCTGTTATTGAATGGGGGTATCTAATCTACCTAACTGTATTCCGCAACTGCCAGTATTTTGGCAAAGACGAAGAATGCGCGTACTGCGATATCAATCATAACTATAGACAACAAAAGAATGCAGGCAGACCTTATACAGGCGTTAAAGATATAGAAGATATTTTAGAAGTTCTGTCTTGGATAGATGCAGAAGACGAGATCGCGAAAGTTTATACGATCACTGGCGGTTCCGTAATCACTTCTCTCAAGAAAAAAAATGAAATCGATTTTTATTTAGAATACGCGCAAGCCATCGAGCAAAAGTTCCCTGGAAGATGGATGGGCAAGATTGTTTCCCAAGCATGGGAGAATGATGACTGCAAAAAATTCAAAGATGCAGGAATCCAAGTTTACCACCCAAACTACGAAGTCTGGGAACCTGAACTATTCCGGAAAATTTGTCCTGGAAAAGAAGCTTATATCGGTAGAGATACTTGGATCAGAAGGATCGTTGATTCTGCGGAAATTTTTGGGCCTTCTTATGTGATCCCAAACTTTGTAGGTGGCGTAGAACTTTCACAACCTTGGGGATTTTCTACAGTTGCAGAAGCAATTAAATCTACTGGAGAAGGTTTAGACTTCTTCATGTCAAAAGGGATCATGCCTAGATTTACTGCTTGGTGTCCGGAACCTTATACAACTTTAGGAACACAGGCCGGTCCTCCGTTGGAATACTTCTGTGAATTACTCACAGTCTGGAAGTCTACATTCGAAAAATATAATCTTCCAGTACCTCCGGGTTATGGAGAACCAGGACCAGGAAAGGCGGTATTCTCAGTTTCCGCCTTTATGGATGTGATTGGCTACCCAGGAAGGGCTTAA